AGGCGATGGAAGTTCTAGCACAGAAAGGATGTTTGGAAAAGGAGAAACTGAAGGGCATTGACTTCTGTGAGGACTGTGTAATTGGAAAAACACACAAGGTCAGCTTTGGGCAAGCGAAGCATGTCACAAAAGGCAAGCTGGACTACATCCATTCTGACTTATGGGGATCTCTTAACGTTCCACCAAGCCTAAGTAACAGTCAGTACTTCCTGAGTTTCACAGACGATTGGTCCAGAAAGGTTTGGGTATATTTCTTAAGGACCAAAGATGAGGCATTCGACAGATTTGTAGAATGGAAGAAAATGGTAGAGGTTCAGTCAGAGAGAAGAGTTAAGCGACTTCGTACAGATAATGGACTAGAGTTCTGTAACAGGAGGTTTGATTCGTtttgcaaagaagaagggatAGTACGTCACAAGACGTGCACATACACCCCTCAACAAAACGGGATTGCAGAGAGACTGAACCGGACGATCATGAACAAAGTCAGAAGCATTCTTAGCGAGAGTGGGCTTGAGAAGAAGTTTTGGGCAGAGGCAGCGGCTACATTTGTGTATATCATAAACAGAACTCCATCTTCCGCAATTGAGTTTGAGATACCCGAAGAAAGATGGACTTCAGTCACGCCTAACCTTTCGAGCCTGAAGAGATTTGGGTGTATAGTCTATATACACTCTACAGAAGGGAAGTTAGATCCTAGAGCTAAGAAGGGGGTCTTTGTTGGCTATCCGGAAGGAGTGAAAGGCTACAAAGTTTGGGTCATAGAAGATGAGAGATGTGTCATAAGCAGAAACGTTGTGTTTAGAGAAGACGTGATGTTCAAGAGCTCCTTAAACGAGTCTGTGGCAGGTACATCGAAAGACACTCGTTTGTTGACTAACCAAGTTTTATGTTTTGATGATGCAGGAGACCTGAGAGACTCAGACACTAACGTTCAAGGTGGAGCCAGTCATGATGTaatacaagaagaagaaaagcagaACACAAATGAAGTTGAAGAATCTCAAGAGAAGGATCTAAGTGATTATCAATTGGCTAGAGACAGAAGTCGCAGAGAGATACGCGCACCTGTCAGATTAGAAGACTATCAGGTATATCCTAATGATGAAGATATTGCAGGTTATGCCTATCTTGTTGTTGAGGATGCAGGTAGAACTGAACCTAGGAGCTATCAAGAAGCTTTAGAGGATCCAGACAGAGACTTGTGGTTAGGGGCCTCTGATGAAGAAATGGAGTCTTTGAAGAAGAATAAGACGTGGGTGCTAGTAGACAGAGTAATGACTCAGAAGCCAATATGATGCAAGTGGGTCTTCAAAAGGAAAGATGGCATATCTGGAGTGGAGCCACCAAGATACAAAGGGAGATTAGTTGCGAAAGGATATAGTCAGAAAGAGGGGATAGATTATCAAGAGATCTTCTCTCCCATGGCCAAGCACGTTTCTATCAGATGCCTTTTATCTATGGTAGTTCATCACGACATGGAATTGCAGCAGATGGATGTCAAAACGGCGTTTCTGCACGGGTATCTTGATGAGACGATTTACATGGAGCAACCAGAAGGTTATGTAGACAAGAAGCATCCTGATAAAGTCTGTTTGCTTAAGAGGTCTCTGTATGGGCTGAAACAGTCACCGCGACAATGGAACACGCGATTTGATGAGCTCATGGCTAAGCACGGTTACAGCAGAAGTAACTTCGACCTATGTGTTTACTTCAAGCAAATGGAAGACGAACAATATGTGTATTTGTTGCTATACGTAGATGATATCCTAATAGCTTCAAAGGTGAAGGATCATGTACTTAAGCTGAAGGAGTTATTGAGtgaagaatttgagatgaaagatctcggggaAGCAAAGAAGATTTTGGGTATGGAGATAGTCAGGGACAGAGTTAAAGGGTCGCTTACGATATCCCAGGGACACTATCTACAGAAAGTGTTTGATGCATATGGAATGGACCAAGCTAACAGTGTTCTTACTCCAATGGGAGTTCACTTCAAGCTTCGGTCAGCAACAGAGAAAGAGTACAGAGAGCAACAAGACAGAATGAAAGTGATTCCGTATCAGAATGTAGTTGGTAGTCTGATGTACGCAATGACTGGAACTAGACCTGACCTTGCATACGCAGTGGGTCTTGTTTGTAGGTTCATGAGCAAGCCTTTGAAGGAGCATTGGTTGGCAGTGAAGTGGGTCATGCGTTATATAAAAGGAACGAGAGACGTAAAGCTTTGTTATACGAATGAAGGAGATTTTGAGGTTGAAGGTTATTGTGATTCCGACAGGAGAAGGTCAATTTCAGGAATGACGTTCACTGTGGGAGGTAATGTAGTTAGTTGGAAGTCCGGGTTGCAGAAAGTGGTGGCGTTATCTACAACTGAAGCAGAGTATATTTCATTAACAGAAGCTGCAAAGGAAGCGATGTGGTTACAAGGATTCGTGAGAGAGTTAGGCTTCAAACAAGGAGCTGTGAAGATTCACTGTGATTCTCAGAGTGCTATTGCACTGGCAAAGAACGCAGTGTTTCACGAGAAGACAAAGCATATGGCGATCAAGTATAACTTCATCAGAGATTTTTATATCAGAAGGTTATATTCAAGTAGTGAAGATCGCAACAGCCTATAATCCAGCAGATATATTCACCAAGGTTCTCCCAGTTGGCAAACTTCGAGACGCCTTGGAGATGCTGAGGGTTTCAAGAAACTGAAGAAGGAGACTGTAGGCTCAGGTGGAGCCTGCGGCTGAGCGAGTATGCTCAGGAGATCAGAAGCTGAGAGAGTTTTCTCAGGAAAGTGTTTAAGCGTGAAGGTGTTTCATGCGAGTGAGCGGTGTGTTCATGATAAAGAAGGTGGAGGCATTCATCTTGAGTCACTAGAAGAGAAGGGAGCAAATACAAGACAAGGTGGAGATTTGAAGAATGTGTCTTAGTATTTTGTAAGTAATCTAgtactcttctctctctctcgggtTTAGTTGAAATCTAATTAGGATCTGGTTTAGGTAAACCGGAGTTATCCGTTAGTTAGTAAAACGAGAAGTAGAGATGTCGTCTTGTATAGAAAGGGAGAGTCTTTAAATAGCTCAGGTTGTTGAGCTAAGGGGTTGGTTCTTCTGTTGATCAAGTTTGTTATGATCAAGATacgtagagagagaggagagattAGGATTGTATCTCGGAGCTCGCTTGTGAGCAAGTATAGTGATTTGCTGGTTCGATCCCAGCTCCGGTGAGCTATAGCGGCCTTTCCGGTACGGAGAGGTGCGGTGAACACCGGGTCAACATACCGTCGTGTCTTCTTCCGCTTTATACTTGTGATTGAGTTGATTACAGGTTGAGATTCAGGAGAACGAATCGTACATACAGGTTATGAGTTTTCGTGGAAGgaacattttatattattggATTTACATTATGCTCGAGGGATTTGATTCatagttattaattaattgaGTTAATTAGTTCGGGAGAATATCAAGGACGAAGTAATGATAGAGATGTGTTGACATCAAACGTACAGCTATAAATTATACAAGAGTTCGTTACTTTGAAGTCAGCACAAAATGTTTAAGAGAGTCCGTTACGTTTTACTTATATTTCTTGTGGTTCGTtgcatgtaaatttttttttttggtcgcgCGTCGCTATCTTTCTTGTTATAAATGACAGAACAACGTTAAAATGGCAAACAACCGCAAGTTCAATTTTTAGCAAAAGATTCATGCACATCATTtcgttttaattatttgttaaaaaaactcatttagTTATATTTGTAAAATCTGTGTCTTATGATAACTTCTTCGCACAAGTTTATAGCTtctctttctcaaaaaaaaaaaaaaaagtttatagcTTCTTCTATAACGTCAACGTCGATGTTTTTAATTCCCTATTTTGTTTGATCGGAtgtcaaatgtttttttcagaTAATTCTAaatcacacacacatatatatatatatatatatatatatatatgataatcgttgaattaacattttatattattttgacgttacaTTAACCTCGAATGATTTAAAATGTAACTACCATTATTTGCGAATAGTGGTATTAATTTATTAGATCGGTGGGCAAGGACCAATTAATGATGGCGATGCTGTATTAACATCAAACATGCAACTATAGATTATACAAGTCAAAGGGCGTTACGGTTTTAGCCCTCCCAGATGTTATTTAACCTGGTTCGTTGCATGTTAATCATTTTGGTCGCCCCAAGTTTTCTGATAAATAACAatgcaaaaacataaaaaaaaggaaatttttttaatgattcaTGCATACTGAGCAACCTTATTGTACtagtaggggtgggcaaaaTATCCGTAAAATTTGTTTCGATCTGTTATTCGTTTCGATTCGATCTGAAAAATCCAGATATCCGTAACTTCAAGAATCAAAGCAAATACTAAAATTCAACATCTGTCAAaacgaagcaaatcaaaaatactaatatttttaaaaatggatatccgatccgaTTTTTGATATACATTTTACATACATGTATATAAAActatacataaaattatatatataattttatatctcttagaagttttataatattggtattcactaaattaattatttagttattttttttaagtttgtagcttttagaattttgtaatgaaatattattaatttatcatatttttctctttaaaaaattaattatttttacggatTGAATCAGATATCCGTTAAATTATCCGGTTTTTTTCGGATATCCGAAACACCGAATATCTGAAAAGTTACAGATCAAATCGAATCGAAAAATTCATATTCGGGTGGAGCGAATCGGATCACGGATATCCTTAAAATTTCGGATATCCGCTTTGTGCCCACCCCTAATTTGTAGTATCTACCTACGTTGCATGGAAGCTTCACCGGACGTCCGCTTTTGAACCGGAATCGGAATTggaaccttgtggaagcttacggaatctcgattccaaaacgtttctaaaatattctctttaaatacacgttggaagcttatgattccgttttggaatcacgcttctgttcttttgaaaaaaaatacaaagtcatatataaataaaaaatataatcatagtttttaatttatacaaaatccaaattttaatagtaatgaatatagagaatataaatatataaatattaaaattaatactataaattatctttatctATTGAGgttatttatgaagtattaaaaataattaatataataatttcttttaaacttaatttatgtgtatcttcacagttttaatatgaaatcatttcaaaattattataaatgaataaatactttattttaaatttatattacatAATTCTTAgtcctatttttttaaaaatcttatattttaatatatatacatatagatatacgcttccaacacgtacatgttttctaattcttttaaaaatctCGCTTTTACGCTTTCatacgcttccgcttccacgtatCGGCTTtcgtttccatgtaacataggtaTCTACGGAAGTATCTAGAcattaaatataaatgaaataaatgaaaagatggGGAGAGAATGAAAAAAGTGTggaaagaaataaatgaaaagatggAGAGAATGAAAAAAGTGTGGAAAGAAGAAGAGTGGAGTTCGGTGCATAGATATCCAACAAACAAAATTTAGATACTTTCTAACATGTGTCAGTCAATTCTTGATTAGTTCATCATTtttatctgatttaaaatttacctaaaaATAGAATTATGATAAATTACTAATGTTTGTAATTGTGAAATAATTTAGTGAGATTGACACTAATGGCCATGCTCTGTATCCGTTCTAGAGATGTAAAATCAAAATTGTGAGATAACAAGTTAAGTCCTACATCGGATATTAGACAAAGgaaaatgtaatatataaagagatgttcaACTCTAGTAGTACGAGAccttttgggaaggaaaccaaaagtaaaaccatGCAGGCTTGTTTAAggtccaaagtggacaatatcgtactaataagATAAGATAGAGTTGGACACGGAATTTTCgcaatcccaacaattggtatcagagcggttgacgaagatctgcaagaagaccaaaataaCCTTAAGTAAGAACATGATCCTTTATGGAAAAAGGAGGTTTGGCAGATATTAGTCAGAAGATCATGGAATTTGTGATGTGTTGTGGGAAAAACATTCTAAAAGAAAGCCTTGCGATTACTGGTACAAGGTGGTGCCAAAGATGATTCGCCGAAGAAAACACACGAGATGGATGTGATCCTTAGCTTGAGGGGGAGAATGTGAGATAACAAGTTAAGTCTCACATCGGATATTAGACAAAGgaaagtctaatatataaagagatgtctaactctaatagtacgaggccttttgggaaggaaaccaaaagtaaaaccatGCGGGCTTGTTTAAGGCCCAAAGTGGAAAATATCGTACTAATAAGATAAGATAGAGTTGGACACGGGATTTTCGCAATCTCAACAATAGTTCATGATTAAGTCTATGATTTTCATAACAATTTTTATTagtaaacatttttattttatttttaatacagtTAATTCCAGTAtgcataaattatttttttggtatttacATCAAcccttttattttataataatgcaTACAACATTGATACTTCCTcagtttcatattaagtgttattttaatttttaaattttgttttattataagtGTTGACAGAGTTGAGCATCGAGTTCACTTAGATCCTTGCACAGTCAGGCCCTGTTCATTTGTACATCTGAAAGATGCATCCAGATGCTCCATCTAGATGTCTTACCCAGATGCtccatctagatgtcttatccagatgaatcatctgaatgcaactatgttcgtttgcttttcattttttaactttcatctGCATCCAGGTGgaattgttaataaaatgactaaaatataatttttttacgtttcggcgggaaaatacatttttccagttttggcgggaaaatacattttccggttttggcgggaaaatacagtttttcggttttggcgggaaaatgcgattttctggttttggcgggaaaatacatttttccggttttggtggaaaaatacagtttttccggttttggtgggaaaatacaGTTTTCCGGTCTTGGCGGAAAAATGCgcttttctggttttggcggaaaaatacattttttccggttttagcgggaaaatacatttttccggttttggcgggaaaatacattttccggttttggcgagaaaatgcgtttttccggttttagcgggaaaatgcatttttccggttttagcgggaaaatacgttttccgATTTTAGCGagaaaatacgtttttccggttttaatgggaaaatttcattttccggttttggcggtaaaattatgttttccggttttggcgggaaaattctgtttttcggttttggcgggaaaattgtgtttttcggttttggcgagaaaatgcattttttccggttttgacgggaaaatgctttttgcggttttggctgGAAAATGCTTTTTGGAGTTTAGGCAGGAATATgcgttttttgggttttggcgggaaattgtgctttttcggttttggtcgaAAAGTGTGGTTTTACTAGTTTAGctgaaaaatgtgtttttatgaaaatgtgtgttttatgttttttagcggaaaaacgcatcttgcggttttgacggaaaagtatgtttttcagtttttgcgagaaaatgcattttttggttataacggaaaaatgtatatgcaaaaaaatagaattgacggtttgaaaataatattttgattttaaaagatgatttttgtcatttatcgttttggactgaactagatgcatctgcatccagatgcaccatcaaaacttaccttcttttttttttccgtctagataattttttatttaaagaaacgGGCCAAGCCCAGAGTACATAGCCCGAGGCCCAGATACAATCAAAAGGCAACAGGCCCGAAACAATACAGCCGAACCCATTAACGGGCCGTCGGCCCAACCATTTATATCCCAAACGACGTCGACCGAACCATGCAACAAGGAGGCTGGCATCTGAACATGTGTGAGCATCTACACCCTCAGGACGACACGCGTCGCAACCGCCTTGACTTGAACGTCTCCGCCTCAAATCGCCACCGGAACCACATCACCGCCACTTCCTTTCGTCGGAGCTCAGAATCTGGAGCGCCTCCGTCGAAACCATCTCTGTTCTTCTCTTCATCTACTCGTCGGAGAGCATCATCGCTCTTCGAGAGCTCCTCCGACAAGACCCAACCTCCCACACAAAGGACACGCAAGAACAACCAACCAGATCCAAAATCGAATCCCAAAAACCTAAAAACCGCAACGATATACCTAAAGCCGACGACGCAAAGCTATGATAGCCTTCACCACCCGGAGACTAGAACCGACGACGGCGAAACTGAAGAAGCTTCCACCTCGCGGAGACAAGAGCCGGCGGCGGCGAAGCTGTGGAAGCCTCCACCTCCCAGAATCAGAACACAAACAACTATCGTCTTCACCGCGCCAACCCTCCAAGCCACCGCGTCTTCACTCCAAGATCAGAACCACCACGGAAGGTGGTTGGCCAGAGCTAAGACAAGGCGGACACTGGAGGAGACGAAGAGGAGACAACTCCGGACCAATTAAGCTGAAGGACGACGGGCTCCGGCGTCGGCACgcacgctcacgcgccggccgaACACCGAAACCAACtgagatctactttctctctcttactctctttctctcaccgTACAAACTTATCAAAACTTACCTTCATTTGGaagagaatttgagatgagtttttaaaagttcagctaggtgatccatctggatgtagcattataatgcacaaaatgaacatcaatttgcatcttcacccagatggatcacctgggtgagcaaacgaacacGGCCTCaccatattttcattttcatctacTCTAAAAAATCTCTACGAAGCTATTTTATCTAAGAGAAGGACAGTTGTCATCGGCTACAAAGCTAATGTTATCAAAGCTCAAAAATTTACGTGAAACATGAGAGTAtcaacaatataaaacatttgttgtagcttttaattaattaaaataggaaaCAAAATTTTGAGGGGCTATATTAAAGCGCCAATGCATgccttttaatatataagggatgctGTTACTTGTTAGTTGTGTTGCTCTCGACGGAATCAAATCAATCAATGGCAAACAAAACTCTATATAACCGAATAATAATTCGGGGACGATTCAGTTTTGGTGGGTTAGGTAAGTTAAGTCCGGTTTAATTTCACATGCCGACTAACCGCCAGCAATTACTGAATCGATCAAACCATTGTTGACATAAGTTTGGTTTCCTTGTCTCTCCCAAATCTTCAAACAGCTTTGTCTCTTTGCGATCAGATCTCACCGGAGACGCACAAATTCGCGAAGAGCGATGGCTTCAGGTTTCAGCGGCGATGAAACTGCTCCCTTCTTCGGATTCCTCGGCGCCGCCGCCGCTCTCGTTTTCTCCTGTAACTTCAAATTCTCCAATTCCTTGTTTTGAATCAATGATTCAGTTTTGATCTCATCCGATCCGATCCAATTGTTTCCAGGTATGGGAGCAGCGTACGGGACAGCTAAGAGCGGGGTTGGTGTGGCGTCGATGGGTGTGATGAGACCAGAGCTTGTAATGAAATCGATAGTTCCGGTGGTTATGGCTGGTGTGTTAGGTATTTACGGTCTGATCATAGCTGTCATCATCAGTACTGGAATCAACCCAAAGGCCAAGTCTTACTATCTCTTCGATGGCTATGCTCATCTCTCTTCCGGTTTAGCTTGTGGTCTCGCCGGTCTCTCCGCCGGTATGGCTATCGGAATCGTCGGCGACGCCGGTGTAAGGTAActgaataacatatgttacgATGTGTTGCCACTTGGAGAGAAGTGTTTGACTTTGTGATTTGTGTGTTGTAGAGCGAATGCACAACAACCAAAGCTGTTTGTGGGAATGATTCTGATTCTCATCTTTGCTGAAGCACTTGCGCTGTACGGTCTTATTGTTGGTATCATCCTCTCTTCTCGTGCTGGTCAGTCTAGAGCCGAGTGAAACCAGAACGTCTCTGTTCTTATGTGCTAAATCCTTGTAATGTTTTTAGATATGTTTTCACT
This genomic interval from Brassica napus cultivar Da-Ae chromosome A6, Da-Ae, whole genome shotgun sequence contains the following:
- the LOC106347062 gene encoding V-type proton ATPase subunit c2-like, yielding MASGFSGDETAPFFGFLGAAAALVFSCMGAAYGTAKSGVGVASMGVMRPELVMKSIVPVVMAGVLGIYGLIIAVIISTGINPKAKSYYLFDGYAHLSSGLACGLAGLSAGMAIGIVGDAGVRANAQQPKLFVGMILILIFAEALALYGLIVGIILSSRAGQSRAE